The following proteins are encoded in a genomic region of Polynucleobacter paludilacus:
- a CDS encoding MFS transporter, giving the protein MNPSELRSTLALAGIFGLRMLGLFLLLPVFSVYAHGLPGGERALWVGLALGIFNIVQACLYIPLGRLSDRIGRKPVVFWGLSFFIAGALICSARDDLLWIAIGRGVMGAGAISAAISAWVADLTREQVRTRAMALVGGSIALSFALSLVIAAPLYRLITMRGIFIVLAGLGVMAMLVTHFVLPNSKPEPQAQSASLREVFFRPELMRLNAGVFVLHATQVAMFLVVPRLLVQAGLPLTSHWEIYLPVVLLSFVIMAPILILGEKKHRLRTVLIVAIVLLVIAESIFTSATSISVIATALVIYFVGFNLLEALQPSLVSRFAKESKGTALGVYNTTQSIGLFSGAVLGGYLMDSLGTFSVFAAGAGLLICWLIIAWSMQELPARSADKA; this is encoded by the coding sequence ATGAATCCTTCTGAACTTCGCTCCACTCTGGCCTTGGCAGGCATCTTTGGCCTTCGAATGCTGGGTCTATTCCTGCTTTTGCCAGTTTTTAGCGTCTATGCCCATGGGCTGCCGGGCGGCGAGCGGGCACTTTGGGTTGGTCTAGCCCTAGGAATCTTCAATATTGTGCAGGCTTGTCTCTACATTCCTTTGGGGCGCCTCTCCGACCGCATTGGTCGTAAGCCTGTGGTTTTCTGGGGCTTATCTTTCTTTATTGCTGGTGCTTTGATCTGTTCTGCAAGGGATGATCTGCTCTGGATCGCAATTGGACGGGGCGTGATGGGGGCGGGGGCGATTTCAGCTGCAATCTCGGCCTGGGTCGCGGATTTAACTCGTGAGCAAGTCCGCACCCGCGCTATGGCCCTAGTTGGCGGGAGTATTGCCTTGTCCTTTGCCCTTTCTTTAGTCATTGCAGCCCCCCTTTATCGCCTCATTACGATGCGCGGAATTTTTATTGTCTTGGCTGGCTTGGGTGTCATGGCGATGCTGGTTACCCACTTTGTCTTGCCGAACTCGAAACCTGAACCCCAGGCGCAGTCTGCCTCTTTACGGGAGGTTTTTTTTCGTCCAGAGCTCATGCGTTTAAATGCGGGGGTTTTTGTTCTGCACGCCACCCAAGTCGCAATGTTCTTGGTGGTGCCCCGTCTTCTGGTTCAGGCTGGCTTGCCACTCACCTCGCATTGGGAAATTTATTTACCAGTAGTACTACTTTCTTTTGTCATCATGGCACCCATTTTGATTTTAGGAGAAAAGAAACATCGCTTGCGGACTGTATTGATAGTAGCTATTGTTTTACTGGTCATTGCTGAAAGTATTTTTACGAGTGCAACTTCAATTTCAGTCATTGCTACTGCGCTTGTGATTTACTTTGTAGGTTTTAATTTATTAGAGGCACTGCAACCTTCTCTGGTTTCTCGTTTTGCTAAAGAATCCAAGGGAACAGCCCTAGGGGTTTACAACACCACCCAATCTATTGGCCTATTTAGTGGAGCCGTGCTAGGGGGCTATTTAATGGATAGCCTTGGCACTTTCTCAGTCTTTGCGGCGGGCGCTGGCCTCTTAATTTGCTGGCTTATAATTGCTTGGTCAATGCAGGAATTGCCCGCCAGATCAGCTGATAAGGCATAA
- the uvrA gene encoding excinuclease ABC subunit UvrA: MNNEIKIRGARTHNLKNINLDIPREKLVVLTGLSGSGKSSLAFDTLYAEGQRRYVESLSAYARQFLQLMEKPDVDVIEGLSPAISIEQKATSHNPRSTVGTVTEIHDYLRLLFARAGTPHCPEHDLALEAQSVSQMVDTVLSMPEDTKLMILAPVVSERKGEFVDLFQDLQAQGFVRFRVRSGGGTTNTAKAEIFEVDQLPSLKKNDKHSIEVVVDRIKVRPDIQQRVAESFETALRLAEGKAMVVNMDTGKEMIFSSKFACPICSYSLQELEPRLFSFNNPMGACPSCDGLGHISFFDPKRIVAHPESSLASGAIKGWDRRNQFYFKLLQTLAKHGGFDLEKPFDKLSKKAQDLILMGSGEDKIPFEYINERGKPSIREHAFEGIVANFERRYRETDSMAVREELARYQNMRSCPDCSGSRLRKEARFVKVGDGKQSRAIYEISALPLKEAKEYFEELTLKGAKREIADKIVKEIGSRLRFLNDVGLDYLSLERSADTLSGGEAQRIRLASQIGSGLTGVMYVLDEPSIGLHQRDNDRLIGTLKHLRDLGNSVLVVEHDEDMIRASDYVIDIGPGAGVHGGEIVSQGTPAQVEADPKSLTGAYLSGREAIAVPEKRIQPDDRYLEILGARGNNLQSVHAKIPVGLLTCVTGVSGSGKSTLINDTLHHAVAQHLYGSTAEPAAHDSIKGLEHFDKVISVDQSPIGRTPRSNPATYTGLFTPIRELFAGVPSARERGYEAGRFSFNVKGGRCDACEGDGVLKVEMHFLPDVYVPCDVCHGKRYNRETLDIRYKGKNIHEVLSMTIEQAHEFFEAVPVVKRKLKTLLDVGLGYVKLGQSATTLSGGEAQRVKLSLELSKRDTGRTLYILDEPTTGLHFHDIQLLLTVIQTLKKQGNTIVIIEHNLDVIKTADWLIDLGPKGGAGGGQIIATGSPEDVAKNSASFTGHYLAPLLKRKNPPAKKK; the protein is encoded by the coding sequence ATGAATAACGAAATTAAAATCCGCGGCGCACGCACGCACAACCTTAAAAATATCAATCTGGATATTCCCCGAGAAAAACTGGTGGTCCTGACCGGCCTATCTGGTTCTGGCAAAAGCTCCCTCGCCTTTGACACCCTATATGCCGAAGGTCAACGACGCTATGTTGAGTCTCTTTCGGCATATGCCCGTCAATTTTTACAGTTAATGGAAAAGCCTGACGTCGATGTGATTGAGGGTCTTTCTCCAGCAATTTCGATTGAACAAAAAGCGACTAGCCATAACCCCCGCTCTACAGTGGGTACCGTTACAGAAATTCATGATTACTTACGCTTGCTATTTGCTAGAGCAGGGACACCCCATTGCCCAGAACACGATTTGGCTTTAGAAGCACAGAGTGTTTCGCAAATGGTGGATACCGTCTTGTCGATGCCCGAAGATACGAAGTTAATGATCTTGGCTCCGGTAGTCAGTGAGCGTAAAGGCGAATTTGTTGACTTATTCCAAGATCTGCAAGCTCAAGGTTTTGTGCGCTTTAGAGTTCGCTCTGGTGGTGGCACGACTAATACTGCTAAAGCCGAAATCTTTGAAGTAGACCAACTACCTTCACTCAAGAAAAATGATAAGCACTCCATCGAGGTGGTAGTTGACCGCATCAAAGTGCGGCCTGACATCCAGCAACGTGTAGCGGAATCTTTTGAGACTGCCCTCCGCTTAGCAGAAGGCAAGGCCATGGTTGTCAATATGGATACTGGCAAAGAGATGATCTTCTCAAGCAAGTTTGCTTGCCCGATTTGTTCTTATTCTCTTCAAGAGCTTGAGCCGCGCCTCTTTTCGTTTAACAATCCGATGGGTGCCTGCCCTTCGTGTGATGGTCTGGGTCATATCTCCTTCTTTGATCCAAAGCGAATTGTTGCCCACCCAGAATCATCTTTAGCCTCTGGTGCAATCAAAGGCTGGGACCGGCGTAATCAGTTCTATTTCAAACTATTACAGACACTTGCTAAACATGGTGGCTTTGATCTTGAAAAGCCCTTTGATAAATTGAGCAAGAAAGCCCAAGACCTAATTCTCATGGGCTCAGGGGAAGACAAGATTCCATTTGAATACATCAATGAGCGTGGCAAACCCAGTATTCGGGAACACGCTTTCGAGGGGATCGTGGCGAACTTTGAAAGACGCTATCGCGAAACCGACTCGATGGCAGTTCGAGAAGAGCTCGCACGTTATCAAAATATGCGCTCCTGCCCCGATTGCAGTGGAAGTCGCTTACGTAAAGAGGCACGCTTTGTTAAGGTCGGTGACGGCAAACAATCGCGAGCGATTTATGAAATCAGCGCACTGCCTTTAAAAGAAGCTAAAGAATATTTTGAAGAACTCACCTTAAAAGGTGCCAAAAGAGAAATCGCTGACAAGATTGTTAAAGAAATCGGTTCACGTCTACGCTTCTTAAATGATGTCGGTTTAGATTATCTTTCCTTAGAGCGCAGCGCAGATACCCTCTCCGGTGGGGAAGCACAACGCATTCGACTCGCCTCACAGATTGGCTCCGGCCTCACGGGCGTGATGTATGTCCTAGACGAACCTTCTATCGGCTTACATCAACGTGATAATGATCGCTTAATTGGCACCCTCAAACACTTACGAGACTTGGGTAATAGCGTGCTGGTAGTTGAGCATGATGAAGACATGATTCGTGCTTCCGATTACGTCATTGATATCGGACCAGGTGCTGGAGTCCATGGCGGTGAAATCGTTTCACAAGGCACACCTGCTCAAGTTGAGGCAGACCCTAAATCACTCACTGGAGCCTATCTCTCCGGACGAGAAGCCATTGCGGTTCCAGAAAAACGAATTCAACCCGATGATCGCTACTTAGAAATCCTCGGTGCCCGGGGTAATAATTTGCAGTCTGTTCATGCCAAGATTCCAGTAGGTTTGCTGACTTGCGTTACTGGTGTATCAGGGTCGGGTAAATCGACCCTCATTAATGACACTCTGCATCATGCAGTCGCACAACACTTGTATGGCTCTACAGCTGAACCCGCTGCGCACGATTCGATTAAAGGACTTGAGCACTTCGATAAAGTCATTAGTGTTGACCAATCCCCGATTGGTAGAACGCCTCGCTCGAATCCGGCAACCTATACCGGGCTCTTTACGCCGATTCGTGAACTCTTTGCTGGCGTACCCTCAGCGCGTGAACGTGGCTACGAAGCCGGTCGCTTCTCTTTCAACGTCAAAGGCGGACGCTGTGATGCCTGCGAGGGTGATGGCGTATTAAAAGTAGAGATGCACTTCTTACCTGATGTCTATGTCCCATGCGATGTTTGTCATGGCAAACGTTACAACCGTGAAACCTTGGACATTCGCTATAAAGGGAAAAATATTCACGAAGTGCTCTCAATGACCATTGAGCAAGCGCATGAGTTTTTTGAAGCTGTGCCGGTTGTTAAACGTAAGCTCAAAACCTTACTCGATGTCGGCTTGGGTTACGTCAAGTTAGGTCAAAGCGCTACCACCTTGTCTGGTGGTGAAGCCCAACGTGTAAAACTCTCTTTAGAGTTATCGAAACGCGACACGGGTAGAACACTCTATATTTTGGATGAGCCAACTACCGGCCTACATTTCCATGACATTCAACTTTTGCTGACAGTGATTCAGACGCTGAAGAAACAGGGCAATACGATCGTGATCATTGAACATAATCTAGATGTCATTAAAACGGCAGATTGGCTCATTGACCTTGGACCCAAGGGTGGCGCAGGTGGTGGACAAATTATTGCGACCGGAAGTCCTGAAGATGTTGCCAAAAACAGTGCTAGTTTCACTGGCCACTACTTAGCACCACTACTGAAGCGTAAAAATCCTCCAGCTAAAAAGAAATAG
- a CDS encoding monovalent cation:proton antiporter family protein, whose translation MPSVLQLTLILLAFGVAGVLIFRYFGLPPILGYLAIGVLIGPNALALANDSATVKYLAEFGVVFLMFSLGLEFNLHRLRSMRRIVFGLGASQVILTMLLAVPASLLMNWIYPISWQAAIALGGALAMSSTAIVTKLIADRSELETQHGRNVIGILLFQDLAVVFLLILLPSLGKNPKDLIFALSTAGIKIAIALFLIFYIGQTVMSRWFRLVVKLRSQELFMLNLLLIVLGMAALTEHFGLSLALGAFLAGMLISETPFRHQVEEDIKPFRDVLLGLFFITIGMLLDFKVIQAQWVLVLALLVGPLVFKFGLIALLSRAFGSSPGISIRTGLCLAQAGEFGFVLLNQIDGLDLIDPALSQAVLAAMLLSMFGAPFLIQYSDRIAMRFSSNEWLLQSLALTQLAAKSVRTTNHVLICGFGRSGQSLARMLDQQKIPYLALDMDPDRVKEAAAAGDNVVYGDASRENYLTAAGLSKAKAVVITYADTPATLKVLHQVERLRPGMIVLVRTKDDADLGKLQAAGATEVVPELIEGSLMMASHVLLMMGIPLRKVVRQITSAREARYSLLRGYFRGSVETESEPNESWRLQSITLLPESASVGKTLEELHLENEGVSVQAVRRKMGGMDYIKLELSPELRLQANDVLVLSGNPEATDLAQAKLI comes from the coding sequence ATGCCGTCAGTTCTTCAATTAACTCTCATCTTGTTGGCCTTTGGGGTGGCCGGGGTTCTTATTTTCCGCTATTTTGGCCTACCCCCTATTTTGGGCTATTTGGCGATAGGGGTGCTGATTGGTCCCAATGCCCTGGCCCTAGCGAACGACTCGGCCACAGTCAAGTATCTAGCCGAGTTTGGGGTGGTTTTCTTAATGTTTTCGCTTGGTCTAGAGTTCAACCTCCACCGGCTGCGCTCGATGCGCAGGATCGTATTTGGTTTAGGGGCGAGTCAGGTCATTTTGACCATGCTTTTGGCGGTACCAGCGAGTCTCCTTATGAACTGGATTTATCCCATTTCTTGGCAGGCAGCGATTGCGCTTGGAGGTGCCTTGGCGATGTCCTCGACCGCAATTGTGACAAAGCTCATTGCGGATCGATCTGAACTCGAGACTCAGCATGGGCGAAACGTCATTGGTATCTTATTGTTTCAAGATTTAGCAGTGGTTTTCCTGCTGATTTTGTTACCTTCTTTAGGCAAAAATCCAAAAGATCTGATTTTTGCTCTCTCGACTGCCGGCATCAAGATTGCGATTGCCTTATTCCTCATTTTTTATATTGGCCAAACCGTCATGAGCCGTTGGTTCAGATTGGTAGTCAAGCTGAGATCGCAAGAGTTGTTCATGTTAAACCTCTTGCTGATTGTGTTGGGAATGGCAGCGTTAACTGAGCACTTTGGTTTGTCATTGGCACTCGGCGCATTTCTTGCAGGAATGTTGATTTCAGAAACACCGTTTCGTCATCAGGTGGAAGAAGATATCAAGCCTTTTCGCGATGTGCTCCTCGGACTATTTTTTATTACGATCGGTATGCTGCTTGATTTCAAAGTCATTCAGGCGCAATGGGTCTTGGTCTTAGCATTGCTTGTTGGACCCTTAGTATTTAAGTTTGGGTTGATTGCTTTGCTCTCACGCGCTTTTGGTTCAAGCCCTGGCATCTCAATACGTACCGGATTATGTTTGGCGCAAGCCGGTGAGTTTGGTTTTGTGTTGCTGAATCAAATTGATGGTCTTGACTTGATCGATCCTGCCTTAAGTCAGGCGGTATTGGCTGCCATGCTGCTCTCAATGTTTGGCGCTCCCTTCTTAATTCAATATAGTGATCGCATCGCAATGCGTTTCTCAAGCAATGAGTGGCTCTTGCAATCCTTAGCTTTAACTCAGCTTGCAGCAAAGAGCGTCCGCACCACGAATCATGTATTGATTTGTGGTTTTGGTCGATCGGGACAAAGCTTGGCAAGGATGCTGGATCAGCAAAAGATTCCGTATCTTGCTTTGGATATGGACCCTGATCGAGTGAAGGAAGCTGCCGCTGCCGGAGATAACGTAGTTTATGGTGATGCCAGTCGAGAAAACTATCTGACTGCCGCCGGCTTATCAAAAGCAAAAGCAGTGGTGATTACTTATGCTGATACGCCAGCGACACTCAAGGTACTGCATCAGGTTGAGCGCCTGCGCCCTGGCATGATTGTTTTGGTACGCACTAAAGATGACGCAGATCTAGGTAAGTTACAAGCCGCTGGCGCTACTGAAGTAGTGCCCGAACTCATCGAGGGCAGCTTAATGATGGCATCCCATGTCTTGTTGATGATGGGCATTCCGCTGCGTAAAGTGGTCCGGCAAATCACAAGTGCCCGCGAGGCGCGCTACAGTTTGTTGAGGGGATATTTCAGGGGCTCAGTAGAAACTGAATCAGAGCCTAATGAATCTTGGCGCTTGCAATCGATCACTCTATTGCCAGAGTCAGCCAGCGTAGGTAAGACCTTGGAGGAGCTTCATCTTGAAAATGAAGGTGTAAGCGTACAGGCGGTAAGACGTAAGATGGGCGGCATGGATTACATCAAACTCGAATTGAGCCCAGAGCTCCGCTTACAAGCCAATGACGTCTTAGTGCTCTCAGGGAACCCAGAGGCAACGGATTTAGCCCAAGCTAAATTAATTTAG
- a CDS encoding KpsF/GutQ family sugar-phosphate isomerase — protein MIAKTRERTLKLARDTLTIEAAALQNMRDRLEGANADALVHAVELLHACKGRIVVSGIGKSGHIARKIAATFASTGSPAFFVHPAEASHGDLGMVTRDDVFVALSNSGETEELLTIVPIVKRTGAKLIALTGAPHSALAKLADAHLDTSVEKEACPLNLAPTSSTTAALAMGDALAVALLDARGFQAEDFLRSHPGGRLGRKLLTHVSEVMRSLEDTPKIGIDASFKAALLEMTAKRMGMVVTLDANQKVMGILTDGDLRRLLEKNVDLASITLKDATTSAPRTIPPELLAEEAIEMMEKHRINHLVVSDANGTLLGALNLHDLFAAKVI, from the coding sequence ATGATAGCTAAGACTCGTGAAAGAACCCTAAAGCTCGCGCGTGACACCCTCACTATTGAGGCTGCTGCGCTACAGAACATGCGTGACCGACTGGAAGGCGCCAATGCAGACGCTCTAGTTCACGCTGTTGAGCTGTTACATGCCTGCAAAGGTCGCATCGTCGTGTCGGGGATCGGAAAATCCGGCCATATTGCCCGCAAAATTGCTGCCACATTTGCATCCACTGGTTCCCCAGCCTTTTTTGTTCACCCTGCTGAAGCGAGTCATGGCGACCTAGGAATGGTCACCCGGGATGATGTCTTTGTTGCGCTTTCCAATTCTGGTGAGACTGAAGAGCTCTTAACAATTGTTCCTATTGTCAAACGGACTGGCGCAAAACTCATTGCGCTTACTGGCGCACCTCATTCTGCTCTAGCCAAACTTGCCGATGCTCACTTGGACACCAGCGTGGAGAAAGAGGCCTGCCCTTTAAATCTCGCCCCTACTTCTAGCACTACCGCGGCACTGGCCATGGGCGATGCGCTTGCCGTTGCACTCCTAGATGCGCGCGGGTTTCAGGCAGAAGATTTTTTACGCTCCCACCCAGGTGGCAGATTAGGCCGCAAACTACTGACACACGTTAGTGAAGTAATGCGCAGCTTAGAAGACACACCAAAAATTGGAATTGATGCTTCGTTTAAAGCGGCTTTACTTGAAATGACTGCCAAGCGCATGGGCATGGTGGTCACGCTAGATGCAAATCAAAAAGTCATGGGCATACTGACTGATGGTGATTTACGACGTCTCCTCGAAAAGAATGTAGATCTCGCGAGCATTACGCTTAAGGATGCAACAACGAGTGCGCCACGCACCATTCCACCAGAGTTATTGGCTGAGGAAGCAATTGAAATGATGGAGAAACATCGTATCAATCATTTGGTCGTTAGCGATGCCAATGGTACTTTGCTTGGCGCCCTCAACTTGCACGATTTGTTTGCAGCTAAGGTCATTTAA